The following coding sequences lie in one Trichoderma breve strain T069 chromosome 1, whole genome shotgun sequence genomic window:
- a CDS encoding snoaL-like domain-containing protein — translation MPFNLPAGAAEIITRKKALYCRLADANEWGLADKVMLPDFTFTAVDENDKIVNLNDTDYHWDSRADWVAFFSRIFAPIQTMHTVGYPELELVAPDEIKAIFGVTYLVGTKEADKGVHGTGGGHYYETWKLKDGDWFIQKTKFVRIYWKEVTL, via the coding sequence ATGCCCTTCAATCTTCCAGCCGGCGCCGCGGAAATCATCACCCGCAAAAAGGCGCTATACTGCCGTCTCGCCGACGCAAACGAATGGGGCCTGGCTGACAAGGTCATGCTGCCCGACTTCACCTTCACAGCTGTGGATGAGAACGACAAGATCGTCAACCTCAATGACACTGACTACCATTGGGACTCGCGAGCAGACTGGGTGGCATTCTTCAGCAGGATATTTGCCCCAATCCAAACAATGCATACTGTTGGCTATCCAGAACTAGAATTGGTTGCCCCAGACGAGATCAAGGCAATATTCGGTGTTACGTATCTGGTCGGTACCAAGGAGGCCGACAAAGGGGTACATGGCACTGGCGGAGGACACTATTACGAGACGTGGAAGCTCAAGGATGGCGATTGGTTCATCCAGAAGACCAAATTTGTGAGGATCTATTGGAAAGAAGTGACCTTGTAG
- a CDS encoding transferase family domain-containing protein translates to MAPKQDVFNIHPFGWENDPEEETFGVSTLDYLTAMSYNNYALFFKMDDAMKSQAVEIMKEGLSRTISQARHLCCTIEKNTKGQGYVYLKKKDSTVRLFVQWLDAPEDADKYPSIEDIEKANFSAVSLGDLKLWSVDPMTYGEKPEAHPDAHPAVSAFKMNFVRGGMVLNMHHHHYSNDVMGWAGYTRQLAENCYAILNKTAFPDWDPKNMDLSLLSKTEPPEDQKVEGPPAPERHPDHIQGVALLFHLPKSKAAELKKLATPTDGTWISTYDAFTAFIWRSITRVRAPVFNPDPSSKTVLIEAIDMRRRFNNPKVPPRIRGNVMFAALSTTAPVEQPTVAEVISEWPLSKVAQYIRGMTNSVTQEGLDKTLEMVATVRDKTALSTRIDSLPPLSVLFTDHRDAFMATTDFGFATPITYRHLTDRITEGVIIIYPSRNNDPESEEGCEFSFFYEKRLAQTLIEDEEFGKYFEYRGVDAEDATAAAVLN, encoded by the coding sequence ATGGCTCCAAAGCAAGATGTTTTCAATATTCACCCCTTTGGGTGGGAGAATGACCCTGAAGAGGAGACATTCGGGGTGTCGACCTTGGATTATCTCACAGCAATGTCCTACAACAATTATGcactcttcttcaagatggaCGATGCAATGAAATCTCAGGCAGTAGAGATTATGAAAGAGGGCCTTTCAAGGACCATCAGCCAAGCGAGGCATTTGTGCTGCACCATTGAGAAAAACACCAAAGGTCAGGGCTACGTGTacctgaagaagaaggacagcACAGTCCGTCTCTTCGTGCAGTGGCTCGATGCGCCTGAGGACGCGGACAAGTACCCGTCCATCGAAGACATCGAAAAGGCAAACTTCAGCGCAGTGTCACTGGGTGACCTCAAACTCTGGAGTGTCGACCCAATGACCTATGGAGAGAAGCCAGAGGCCCATCCCGATGCCCATCCCGCCGTCTCGGCATTCAAGATGAACTTTGTACGCGGCGGAATGGTCCTCAACATgcatcaccaccactacTCCAACGATGTcatgggctgggctgggtATACTCGGCAGTTGGCAGAGAACTGCTATGCCATTCTCAACAAGACAGCCTTTCCCGACTGGGACCCCAAGAACATGGATCTAtcccttctctccaagaCGGAGCCCCCTGAGGACCAGAAGGTTGAAGGGCCTCCCGCGCCGGAGCGCCACCCAGACCATATTCAGGGAGTGGCCCTACTCTTCCATCTGCCGAAGAGCAAAGCAGCCgagttgaagaagttggCGACGCCAACTGACGGGACATGGATCTCTACCTACGACGCCTTTACGGCTTTCATTTGGCGCTCCATCACTCGCGTACGAGCCCCTGTGTTCAACCCGGACCCCTCATCAAAGACTGTCCTGATCGAGGCCATCGATATGCGAAGGCGGTTCAACAACCCCAAGGTGCCTCCGCGAATTCGCGGTAACGTGATGTTCGCGGCTCTATCCACAACAGCCCCTGTCGAGCAGCCAACGGTAGCCGAGGTCATCTCGGAATGGCCTCTGTCCAAGGTTGCCCAGTACATACGAGGCATGACCAACAGCGTGACCCAGGAGGGCCTGGACAAGACGCTAGAGATGGTGGCGACTGTCCGCGACAAGACGGCTCTCAGCACACGCATCGACTCCCTGCCGCCCTTGTCGGTTCTCTTCACCGACCACCGAGATGCGTTCATGGCGACGACCGACTTTGGCTTCGCCACGCCGATTACTTATCGCCACCTCACGGATCGTATTACTGAGGGTGTTATTATTATCTACCCCTCTCGTAACAATGATCCGGAGTCAGAAGAAGGCTGCgagttttccttcttctacGAGAAGAGGTTGGCGCAGACACTTattgaagacgaagagttTGGCAAATACTTTGAATATAGAGGCGTTGATGCGGAGGATGCCACCGCTGCAGCAGTCCTCAATTAG
- a CDS encoding serine hydrolase (FSH1) domain-containing protein produces the protein MRFLCLHGRGTSRQIFEMQTVRLREALSSHEFVFIDGIVETEPSEGAEAVADEFFAWFDKPISQAQSQELLLSLVDFIANNGPFQGIMGFSEGGIVAAMLLAEDARQAFAGFQCGILLSAAPPLDPAGIHREPATLRCLNPAVDGAVIRVPTAHIVGACEPFARLLPVSPLAGLLVSGGMEDPEKLHKLLFQLCDEDGRELFIHPLGHEVPGAKSVEGLSGTIRVIERTIERAQLG, from the exons ATGCGATTCCTCTGCCTCCATGGACGGGGAACCTCTAGACAG ATTTTTGAGATGCAGACAG TCAGGCTTCGTGAAGCCCTCAGCAGCCATGAATTTGTCTTTATAGACGGAATTGTCGAGACGGAACCGAGCGAAG GGGCCGAAGCGGTTGCCGACGAGTTCTTCGCCTGGTTCGACAAGCCCATCAGCCAAGCCCAATCGCAGGAACTCCTGCTTAGCCTGGTGGACTTCATCGCCAACAACGGGCCTTTCCAGGGGATCATGGGCTTCTCAGAAGGCGGTATAGTCGCGGCAATGCTGCTGGCCGAAGACGCTAGACAGGCCTTTGCGGGCTTCCAATGCGGGATCCTTTTAAGCGCAGCGCCGCCACTGGATCCCGCCGGGATTCATCGAGAGCCGGCGACTCTTAGGTGTCTGAACCCTGCTGTCGATGGGGCGGTGATCCGCGTCCCCACGGCTCATATTGTCGGTGCTTGCGAGCCGTTTGCCCGCTTGCTGCCGGTGTCGCCCCTGGCTGGCCTCTTGGTTAGCGGCGGCATGGAGGATCCGGAGAAGCTGCACAAGCTGCTGTTTCAACTGTGCGACGAAGATGGGCGAGAGCTGTTTATCCACCCGCTGGGGCACGAGGTGCCTGGAGCGAAGTCGGTCGAGGGATTATCGGGGACGATTCGGGTTATAGAGAGGACGATTGAGAGGGCACAGCTGGGATGA
- a CDS encoding major facilitator superfamily domain-containing protein, with protein MAVEQSGRQAPAESVAPASERTPLLGSGASESRTDGSGLTGAAAAAAAILRRHQRNESESERLLAGNDDDDGDNGIDQEEETTVVAEEVSFAKLCLIMGTAYLGVFLGAIDSSIIATLSAPISSEFQSLSLLSWLATAYLISNAACQPISGRLTDIFGRGPGLVVSNLFFAAGNLICGLAQNSSVMIFGRVIAGIGGGGLMSISTFLGSDLVPLRNRGVVQGIGNISYGSGAMMGGIFGGLMNDHTKMGWRLAFLIQVPPAILSAIAVAILVRVPPKQSNKSYLARIDFGGVFFTVSFLVLLLLGVNAGGNLVPWIHPLPLTTIPLSIVAFVGFIWWESRAMQPIIPVRLLLDRTLLSACLCNFLATMVTLSGIFYVPLYLQVRGDSPTVAGLKLLPSPVGISICSVGAGYIMKKTGRYIRLGISSMLMVIAGILFFASQNETSPGWVTMVAFFLVGGGYGAMLTTTLLACIAAVDHSQQAVITSATYLARSLGGTIGITASSAVYQNVLNARLWQRFGDEPHAAEIIQKIRDDLNFLKHLPSGWHDGVLKSFMEAFRGVWLTMLTLAIGALICVSLMRQHTLHETLSRR; from the exons ATGGCTGTAGAACAAAGCGGGCGTCAGGCCCCGGCCGAGTCGGTTGCACCGGCTTCGGAGCGCACGCCGTTGTTGGGATCCGGCGCGTCAGAGTCACGCACAGACGGCAGTGGATTGACgggggcggcggcggcagcggcggcgattCTGAGACGGCATCAGCGTAATGAGAGTGAAAGTGAGCGGCTGCTGGCCGGaaacgacgatgatgatggcgacaatggcattgaccaggaggaggagacgaCGGTGGTGGCCGAGGAAGTGTCCTTCGCCAAGCTATGCCTCATCATGGGAACCGCCTACCTAGGCGTCTTCCTCGGGGCTATCGATTCGTCCATTATCGCCACGCTCTCAGCACCCATCTCGAGTGAATTCCAGTCCCTCAGTCTGCTCTCATGGCTCGCAACTGCGTatctcatctccaatgcaGCGTGCCAGCCCATCTCGGGTCGTCTGACGGATATCTTTGGCCGAGGCCCGGGCTTAGTCGTTAGCAACTTGTTCTTTGCAGCTGGCAATCTCATCTGCGGATTAGCCCAAAACTCCAGCGTCATGATTTTCGGACGTGTCATTGCGGGTATCGGTGGTGGCGGCCTGATGAGCATCTCGACCTTTTTGGGATCCGACTTGGTTCCCTTGCGCAATCGTGGTGTTGTCCAAGGCATTGGAAACATATCCTACGGCTCAGGGGCCATGATGGGAGGCATCTTTGGTGGATTGATGAACGATCACACCAAAATGGGCTGGAGGCTGGCTTTCCTCATCCAAGTCCCTCCCGCAATTCTTTCCGCCATAGCCGTGGCTATCCTCGTCAGGGTGCCACCAAAGCAGTCCAACAAGTCTTACCTTGCACGAATCGATTTCGgcggcgtcttcttcacggTGTCCTTCCTAGTTCTCCTACTGCTCGGCGTCAATGCTGGCGGAAATCTCGTACCTTGGATCCATCCCCTGCCTCTTACGACGATCCCGCTTTCCATCGTGGCGTTTGTTGGCTTCATTTGGTGGGAGAGCAGAGCGATGCAGCCCATCATCCCAGTCAGGCTCCTCCTCGACCGTACCCTATTGTCTGCCTGCTTGTGCAACTTTCTTGCTACCATGGTTACCTTGTCTGGCATCTTCTATGTTCCCTTATACCTCCAGGTTCGTGGTGACTCACCAACAGTCGCAGGCCTGAAATTGCTGCCTTCGCCTGTTGGTATCTCCATTTGCTCTGTCGGAGCGGGCTACATTATGAAGAAGACTGGTCGGTACATCCGGCTGGGCATTAGCAGCATGCTGATGGTCATTGCTGGAATCCTGTTCTTCGCGTCGCAGAACGAAACCAGCCCAGGATGGGTGACGATGGTGGCTTTCTTCCTGGTGGGCGGAGGTTATGGTGCCATGTTGACAACAACTCTGCTAGCATGCATTGCGGCGGTTGATCACTCACAACAGGCTGTCATCACATCAGCGACCT ATCTTGCCCGAAGTCTGGGTGGTACGATTGGCATCACAGCCAGCTCAGCTGTCTATCAGAACGTGCTCAACGCTCGCTTGTGGCAGCGATTCGGTGATGAGCCGCATGCTGCCGAGATCATTCAAAAGATCCGTGATGACCTGAACTTCTTGAAACACCTGCCATCAGGATGGCATGATGGGGTGTTGAAGTCGTTCATGGAGGCGTTCAGGGGCGTCTGGCTAACAATGCTCACCTTGGCCATTGGTGCTCTCATTTGCGTATCGCTCATGAGGCAGCACACACTCCACGAAACTCTCTCCAGGCGATGA